The following nucleotide sequence is from Macrobrachium nipponense isolate FS-2020 chromosome 21, ASM1510439v2, whole genome shotgun sequence.
AAGCATTGACCCCACCATCTTGTTGGCAACATTGTCCTGGCAAGGACAACCCTGCAGACCTGATATCGAGAGGTGTTTATGCGGAGCAACTCACGCAGTCTGAGGTTTGGTTAGTGGGTCCTGCTTGGCTCCGCACCTCATCTCACCCATCTCAGGAAGGTATGACAGAGGGATTCCCCTTAGAAGAGCAAGGTGAAATTGACACTGTTTGTGTTGCAGTTGAGTCAGATCCGCCTTTGTTTGAGTTCTCTCGGTGGAGCTCCTTTCCGAAGGCGCTCAATGTAGTAGGTTGGGTGTTAAGATTTGTTGGTAACTGTAGAGCTTCATCCCTTAAGGCTGGTGGCCCCTTGACTTATGAAGAATTGACGAAAGCAAAGGTAAAACTGCTTTACTATGCTCAAAGAGATGCCTTTGCTCGAGAAATAAATGCGCTGGGTAAGTCTCAACCCCTCCCTAAGGGGTCACCCTTGGTCAAACTTGATCCTTATCTAGATGAGGAAGGACTACTAAGAATAAGTGGTCGCTTAGAGAATGCAGATTTGAGTTTTGAGAGTAAGCACCCTATAATTGTCCCTGGCACTCATGTTGCTTTGTTGTTGGTTCGTTTCCAGCATAAATTGCTTAAACATGCTGGTGTTGCTGTGCTTGTTTCCACTCTGCGAAACAATTATTGGATCATTCGTCTTCGTCAGATTGCTAAGAGGGTTTGCAGAGAATGTGTTGCTTGTCGTCGATGTGAAGCCAAGGCCTGTTCTCAGCCTGTGGCCCCCCTTCCTGAATTAAGAGTTAAATCTGCCCCTCCTTTCACTGTTACAGGTCTAGACTTTGCTGGTCCCTTATTTTGTCTTGATTTCCCCTCCAAGAAGTTGTATATCCTTCTTTTTACTTGTGCTGTTGTCAGAGCTGTCCACCTAGAGCTTACCGAGTCTCTTTCAGTTACTGATTGCAATTTGGCAATTCGGCGGTTTACAGCAAGACGTGGTGTCCCTTCTGTGTTCTACTCTGACAATGCTAAAACCTTTCTGGGTGCCTCCAACCTATTGAAACAACATTATGGCCCCATGGCACCCCTATGGAAGTTTATTGTACCTAATGCGCCTTGGTGGGGAGATTGGTGGGAACGCCCCATTGAGAAAGACGTTGGGCACTAAGACTTTGTCTAGGAGTGAATTAGAAACCACTCTCCATGAGGTGGAGGCATGTATCAATTCTAGACCCTTGACATTTGTAGGTGAAGAACCTGATGTTGCTAATCCCCTCACCCCATCTCATTTTCTTATTGGTCGTTCAGCAGGTTTTCAGGTGGAACTGGCTGATGACTCTGCCTCAGGGGTGACCTCGAAAGATTTGTGTGTAAGAGAGGCTGTGCGTCTGAGTCAGTTGGAGAAATTCTGGAACATCTGGCAATCAGAGTACCTTAGGAATCTGCCTTGCATGGTAAAGGGATTCAAAGCTAATTGTAATTTAACAAGGGGCTCTGTTGTAATAGTAAAGGAAGAAAGAGTGCCTAGGCTGATGTGGCCACTTGGAGTTATTACTGAGTTATACCCTGGAAGGGATGGAATGGTGAGAAGTGCCAAGGTCAAAACTAGACGTGGATTTGTAATTAGACCTGTTCAAAACCTATACAATTTAGAGATATCTGATATCAGTGAGGAAAGTGTTTGTAATTCCCCTGATGAAATAAAGGACAATCCCATTGTAGATGACCTTTTGGACCCAGTTGAATCACCCACTGAGTCTACTGTAGGTAAAACCCGAAAAGGGAGGTCTATTAAGGTACCTGTTAAACTTGACTTGTAAATTTGAGGTTAAGAGATTGTAGTGGAGGTTGTTATGATGATAGGAGTGTTGACTCTCCTATGGTGGGGAGGatgttaaatgtatgtttgttgtCCAAGAGAATGCTCTTGATTTGTGTTTACGTTTTGTTGAAATGTATGTTGTAGCATCCAAAAGAACGCTCCCTATTTgtttacattggatatatatgtttgaaatttacgtattttcattactaaatctaaaaaaaaacatttcttatatGACAATTGTAGTGTGTTTAATCAAGTAAATTGTGGTTTTGTTGTAAAACgaatgttgttttcccctttgttGAGATGACGCCTTTGAAAATTGCCCATTCCCTGTTCCTTTTCACCCACACCCTGTGCTGTGTCGTATTTATGCCCTTCCTTTTTCAGAGTTAATTGCTATTTTTATATGAAGACTGTAAATTGTTGTACCAATTTGTCTATGTATCTTGTCTGTAccatttctgtgaattttgagtGAACTGAGATTTATCAAAAAAGAACTGTGGAACCTGTTGGTATCTCCCTGAGCTGTTTGAAATTTGAATTGTTTGAGAAGGAGGAATAAAGTCTTGAAGTTCGGTACGAGTTTCCTTCGCTCCCGTGAGAAATTTGAGGATTCGCGGATATGATGTCTCACGTAGACGGGCCCTTGGCCCAAACTAATCCACAAGCTATGACGAGCACACAAGCGACTGTGGCGAGCTGTCGCCGATCCCCACTACAGCTTATATAACAACCCATTTTCTTGGTattctgtggcgccacagagtggctcatGTACTCCTGGCCTTAGGCTTTATTTAAGTTAGCTATAGCACAAGTTTCTAAAACTTTCTTcgattacattctctctctctctctctctctctctctctctctctctctctctctctctctctctctctctctctctctctctctctctctcagtaagtctAGGAAACTACAGGACGAGAGAGGGAGGGGGTAAGGAAACTACGTACCTATACGGAGAGGCTGGATAAGCAATCAGGAATAAATGGGCGGGTCCATATCGCATCCTATAAAGACCATGATGCCCTTCACGGGATTCTATGGAGAACGTACCAAGGCACTGTAATGAAATGCCCCATAGTCAAACGATGAGAACAATGCcaatgataaaaatgttaaattggaCTCGTCATCGATACTGAAAGACATATACTGAAAATTCTGAACAGACAAACAGTATTATGGAAAAGAAAACATTTCCATCGCTCTAGCCACATAGTCCTACCTCAGCCAGTGTCTTCCACTGAATATTTATTCTGAATAAGTTGATATCTACGTCTGTGTAAAAGAAGAGAACCAACACTTCTTGTCCTTCTGTCGGTATCAGGTGGAAGAAGTCATCTCTACAAGGGCTTATCTCTTCCGAGTTGATGAAGTAGGCTTTATCCAACAACGAATTTAGATAGGCTTCGTATGTTTCATTCTTGAGGCTAGAAAAGAAAGTATTACAAGGCATTATCATTTACTTAGCTACCGGGCCTGAGGTTTCAAATATCAATTTACTCAAAGCTTACCATAAGGTTTAACCACACCTATAAATATATAACCACTAGGCTATGTCAATTGAGAGGAGACAAGTTCTCGAGCCATAAAAGTTTGCCTTAGTTACCCCTGAAAACACTGTATGATATTCTATATTGCGGTTATAatgtcttcaaggaaatttcattTTAGACGGTAACTAAAGAAAATCTCCCGTATCAccactttttataaaaaaaaaaaaaagttgcaaattATTGTAACTCAATATCGAAGACGGGATCATGGCAGAGCTTATAAAAAGGATGAAtgcaaataaataaggaaatatggaaaaCTTACTCTGACACATTTTTTACCACTGCAGTCGAATCCTCATTCAGGTTCTTTCTGGAGTAGAACCTTCTGGCATCCCACTGGGATACGTGGGCGCCTCCAAAGGTGAAATGCTGGGACCGAGATACCTGTTGACAAGGTATACTATACTAGTTTTTATATTGATAACCTTTATACAGCtggatagataaataaagaatggAAGTATTTAGTGACCTCTTCTTTTTTACTTCTAGCGTCAGAGATATGATAATGAGTTGTTCCTCATTATCATATCTCACAAGCCTTATCTTTTCTAATTTCACATTTCTAccgttattatttttcatattataaaaaaaaaatctgctacgAATTGTTTTCCCATATAGGCCTATCATTTTGCTGCCACTTGGTTATGACTTCAACTGCATTATAGGTACACCGAACTTGGCTATAAGCCATAAAACGCGAGATACTTGCGTCTGTTTACCGGTTCATCTGCAGGTACATTAAAAACAGGCTTACGTTTAAAGTTAAGGCTCTGACGAATATAAACTGCACGAAAATTATCAGATGCTCTATATTTTGGCTCCTTATACTTACAGTgataaaatcttttagaattagCGCCAAAAATCTGGGTCTTACTTGAAGCTAGTTTCTCAAAAAATCTTCCCCTTTTTAGCAGGAAAGGCACCGATGTAGTACCAGCGGTAAAGATATGGTTTCATTCATAACTtagcaaaatgaaaaatgttctAACCTAAAAATACTGGAATGTATAGCCCATCTCTAGATAAGAAATGACGAACAAAATATGCAGGAAAAGGGAATGTTGTTTAAGAGATACGAAGGTCACAAAGCCAGCTAACCAGTTCGACGTAAACTGGACTAGACTACTATATAGGCCTACTTCCGATTGACCGTTTTTCAGTttcacaaatgtaaaaaaaaaaaaaaaaaaaaaatctcataacgCCAAAGAAAAGTGCATCCTCAAGTGGTTTTACAAACTTCGCTTCATGAGAAGACAAGTATTATTTTGAGTTTACATCTGTGATGaccttttttcttatcttttattattaatttcatgaaCAATTCATAGTAAATCATTAGTACTATTCGTTGCCTGAGACAAATACATCGTAGCGCATTAGAAAGGACAAGATAACAGTAACATAGTTACTATCTGACACTATCAcaagataaaactaaaataaatcatattttctgCGAGATTTGAATGCATGACAACTGACTAGAAATTTCTCAAAATTACTATTGTAAAAATTTTGTTATAAGCCTATACATCGTACGTTATACTGTACGATCCTCGATTAGTATGAACCATCTtttttaactgttcatatataGGATATTGGCAATCTTTAACTCTACATGTATATGGTATTGTGAAGAGTTCCATTATAggctattatttttcttcaggTATGAATACACTTTGTAGACGATGCTTCATTTTTCAAGAAGAAACCCATAGAATTTAAAAGCGCCTTTCCTCGTATATAGTCTATaggtattaaaactaaaatattgtatatattaatatgaaacaACTTGCAACATAATGCGGAGAATCTGAGAATACCGCTGTAACCAAATACTGTGGTCTCAGATAACTCATTTTTTAATAGATAAAGCCTATCTTCATACTTTTCCTGTCATTCGTTAGGGCTATCTAGCCAGTTGCTAGTAGAATAAAGCCGAACACTTCAAATTTTCTAGGAATTCATGGAAAAGGTTGAATCAAAGTCAACGTTATATACCTCGGGTATAATGCATTCTCGCCCTCGACGGATGTGATAATATGTCACGACGTCCCAATCAAACTCTGTTTGTATTCCAGACATTACCTCTACCATCTCTTCTGCAAAGCTGCGTTggacctgggagagagagagagagagagagattatagttaTCGGCTTTACAAGGagataaaacaaacataaaaattgtCCACGTTAAGAGCTAAGTTTGCTCATGGCCAGTGATTTTGGTGACATTTCAGTATTTAAGTAAATTAGTACAGAAATAAAACCAAGAATATCTAAAGcaaatatttctcatagaaaaaatccTCGCTCGTTCAAACTAGTTCAGTCTAAAAAACATAAATCATGCTCTAATATACGTCAATGTTGAAGCGCGTAAAGGCTGACTTGTGGAGCAAAGgaaatttccaaaaatatttagtCCATCAGTCAACATTCAAGTCTCAATCTGTTCGGTAGAAAAGGTTAGGGAATAGCAATGATGTATTCAATATGTACGGCCGTTTTATTGACATACATATgattttctaaagggtccacaataatacaaagtcttaagagtccgtgtataatttttaagactttacaaaaagctttcgaacccttccctgcgttcatcttcagtccaaatgaacaattagttacaacatgtacagaggtgaatttaaaaacaagagtcgttgcaacccagggaagggttcgaaagctttttgtaaagtcttaaaaattatacatggactcttaacactttgtattattgtggaccctttagaacattatatatactctcgcgatagagtttttccttAATACATATGATTACCGTTACCTATCCATGTATAGTTTTGTCATTACTTTATACATATtgattatatctttttttaaatatcttgttCAACTTACCATCCATCCATAATTTGGGTAGCTTTCAGCGCGCAGAACGACCTCAGCGTTGTATGACGTATGTGGATACGATAGGTCGTTGTGGGCCGAGACACAATACAGGGTCGCGTCCTCCCTTAGCAGTTCCGCCGAACGATTCAAGAAGCtgaaattgaaaattataaaaatgttattagaCTTCTATTTAACGCATGTGGCATTCATGAATTATGCAACCTGTCATGACTCATTTGTTGATGTTTACCTCAGGTAGGCAGTGTTTATTTCGGTGACTAAAGAAATGTATTCCGTTGATTAACTTGAAACTTGGAACAACAACTTTACTTAAATCATTACGATAGTTTTTCTTGTTTGAACGAAACAGGAAAATAACGACAatataaactgaaaaatggaaAGGATAATTAAATAAACGGAAAAGCAAAGAAGAGTGTCATGAAACGAATCAAAGAAAGGCAAGACAGgaaaagcatacacacacacacatacaaaaaatattGTACTCACACAAAAAAGTCAGGAGACACTCTGACGTCCTCTTCCAAGAATATGATGAAATCGGCATCGGGTTGTTTGTGCAGAGTGTCGTTAAGGGCAAAAACGATCTGTCTTGCGATGTGAGTTGACACCAGATCGTGGGACCTGTTAGTCACGGTTAAGGACACGTCCGCCAAATGCAGGAACTCCTCCAACTCAACATCGCGGGTTTGTGTATACACCCTCAGCCGAGACTTGTTGAAACCCTCCGCAGTTGCCAGCGATTTGATGCTCCTGTAATGTGAATGATAATATTCATTTATCTGGGTGTCAGTCGACTACTGTTGGAGGATCACAATCATAGCGGAAAAAGGCATCATGGGGGTAGCAATTTCATCCAAGGATTTGTTGATAATTCGAAGGTTAAAATCTCTAGCTACACATATTTCATTCAAATATTCAAGACATGCAGTTCAGTGATAAGTATAAACCTTAAAAGCCATCCAAGTTACGTAAACATCTACTGTAACTTCGTCATAACATTccatgaattttgaaaaaatacagaaaacttaATCGGTACAAAATCCTTACAAACTATAAGAGAtttttccagaataataataatttacaagtaAATTTACTTGATGGAATACTTTACTATTTCCACTGTTCTAACCAGCTGAACGCTATTTTTTCAAACTCAAGTAGACCTATAAAGAATTTCCTTATTAGAAACACTTACTCCATGCATATCTTATCTTAAGATTGATAGAATAGTATTTTCTTTGCAGAGCAGTCTATGGTATCACTAACCAACCCAAATCTAAGGAGAGATTCCCGAATTCTTTAGCTCATTAGAAATAAAACCTCAACATCGACTCACCTGTAGAGGTCGGGAACTCTGTGAGCGACCATCACCACCACAGCATTTTCGATGACGCTGGACTCGAGCTGAAGTTACAAGCGAATAAAAGAAACCAATCACCCTGATTCTAATAACTTAAAGCATGCGATAACGAGACGAACAATTATGGTAAGATCGAAAGATAAAGCTGAGATGACTGAATTTacaaggaaataaaaaggaattaattaTACAGACTAAAAACTTGAAGAGTACACATACAAAGGAGACGAACAATTATGATAAGTCTAAAAGATAAACTTATAAAGATTGAAATTGCGAGGGAACCGAGGAAAGTTATTCTGCCTAATTTTAATAATTGCAGCAATAAAAGTTTAAATGGTAAATCTGTAATGACTGAAATTACGAGGGAATAAAAGAAATCGATTATCCTGATTTTGAATATCGTGCtagacaaaaagataaaaaatattattgtgcTACGTCCAAAACAAATTTGTAATGATTCTCAGACGAATGATGACACAGCAAGgagcaggaaaaaataaaaaaaccttttgcTCGGTCGTATTAAAGACGTACGGCTTCTGGCAGTCGCAGAGGTCGCCACATCGTTCGTACCGGGAACAGAAATCTCTCCTCTTTTCCCAGTGAGGGTTATGCGGCCACTCAGGGCAGAACTCTGCAAGAGATattatagtaaaacaataaacgtAGAAGATATGGGTGACGTAGGAATGACGTGATGAGGACCAGAAAGAGGACGAGCTGAATGCGTAAGGGTTAAAGAATATATTACTATTTACATTAACTGAAAacgaataaaataatagaaacttAGACTAATAGTTTATGAGTCAGAGAACGATCTGTATCACGTGACTTCTTTTCTGAAGTCTGTAGTGAATAGACATTACAGCCTGTGCTTCGAAAgccactttttttctctctgtatttacctGTCTTTGGTGTAAGCTCGACTTCGAAATGGGTAAGGTGCCTTGGAGCCATGTCCCGGGCGGTAGGAAAGGTCACGCCCTCCGCTATCGTATGACCCCCTTTGACCCAAACCCACGTCCACGTCATTCCTGGTCCCAGGAATTCTACGGCGGTCGATCCCATCTTCTGTAAGTAAACGCGAGTTTCGTTCGGGATTTCGAACGGCAAATCCTTCTGGAAAATGGATTGAATTGAGGATTAAGTTAATTGATGTTTTTGAGGGCTTAGCCaagcaaataaatgaattaaaataaaaaaggggggtgggggcacAGGAGACGTGCTAATGGTTTGCTATTggaatcattaataaaataaacattagcCTAAACTCAACAACTGCTTACTGCTGAGCAGAAACTCACTCTAAGCAGACACACGACGAGTCGGCCAGGCTGCAAACTGTCAAGGAAGTGGCGTAGATGCCTAAGATCGGCCCAGGGCTGAAGGTGGAACGCATCGTCCATGGGGTATCCTGAAAACTGGAAATACATCAGCAAATGTGCGTATAGGCCTATGACAAATGTGCGCATAGGGCTACGTCACCGGTCCacttttcatcctctctctctctctctctctctctctctctctctctctctctctctctctctctctctctctctcgtgtacacgAAGAGAAAAACTTGTACCTGATTGATGACAACGGCGTAAAATCCTACATTGAATCTTTCGCCATCTTCGTTTTGTGGGAAGCGAGCGTCAACCTCGAAATTCTGCaaatatataggcctatatagAGAGAAAACGTTGATCAGGAACATAATTACGACAACTTTCTCCGCATCATAACTTTGCGCTGCAAGGATATTTATTATCAAATCACGAATTCATGTCAATTATAATCAAGCCGCTCCTTACTGTGAAATTTGATATGATTCGCGCTGACAGTTTTCCGGATTTCGCTACCACGTGCAGCAGCGGCGGAGCGGTCAGCAAGGTAGGGGACACGACTTGGGACACAGTTACACCTGCAAAGGTCATTTTGgctttgttaaagaaaataagtgCTTAAAGAAGGGGACAGTTATCAATTAGTAATATTATATTGTACTTACTTTTGCGTTTCAATATATGAACATGAATTAGAATAAactttctctgtatatataactCCTAAACGCACACAttcttgtgtaatatatatatatcttatatatatatatatatatatatatatatatatatatatcattcgagctacaaatgtcctttaatatctaattcgctctacctcggaattgatatattttcatatatgtaccgaaggggaatttttagtcgataataatttcgtccactcaTGGGATTCGTTCCCAtccaccgtccagtggatgggaacgaaatcaggacggcctagtgacgttatcaagtcggccaacagagaggctataagtttatatcgattctggccttacaaattcacggtcgaactcggtgtttacgtaattagaatcgaaatgaaaccccctctaccatgttagtcaattggaacgtttgaccaacgtagccttgtaatgaataattatcatacatatatcttcttcttcttcccagcttgttcccatttttatatggggtcgctgtttcggatgagccgtttccatctatttctatcttgcacttctgcctcatcaattcccttctcatgtaagtctcctctcacacagtccttccatctcttttttggtctccctcttcttcttcttccttgcacctccacccccatagtatgtctcccagcgtggtcctcatctctcctcaacaggtgtccataccatctcagcctcccctcctgtactttctttgatgcttccaccaccttagtcgacccccttatgtagtcatttctgatcctatcctctcttgtcaccccagacatccacctaagcattctcatttctgccacatccatcttcttctgctctgcttttctcatgcttgctgtttccataccatacagcattgctgttcttaccaccgtcttgtgaaattttccttttaacctaagcggcactcttttgtcacaaagaactccagaggccgctatccagttgttccagcctgcctgtacccgatatTTTACTTcctcttccatacttcctccagcgttaacaaaaactcccaaatacttaaacttatcaactctccttatttgctctccaccaagctgaatactttctctatcatccccctcagtggtggtatacatatattctgtcttagatctacttattctcattcctctgtcctccagtacttgtctccatctttccaatttcacttccagatcttccctgctctctgcacacagaacaatatcatccgcatacaatatgttccatggtactgtctcaccatcttgcttggtgagacgttcccgcgtgaagtcagattaatcaacagatatcacaagtttaacatacgtctagaatttgagaaatatctagaagtgttcgtgaactatcggtgataagattagtgtgaaaatagtaggataaagcatcttctaagttagtttatcaagtgaaatactgtaaatcagaacaagatggcagtaagttccaactgcgggaagaaatggcgtaatttagcttgcttggcggattcgcaatacaatgaggtagcaggaagggaactggcatttctcatctatgagatcagcaacagtcctaaccaaaaagatacaaaagcattcatagatatattagaaggatataatccttcaaactggaacaaatctaatgaaaacatcttgaaaataattgaagaagttccaaataaaatccaagtggtcaagagactcataaagaaaatatacataaaccaacatattccgacaaagaaaatgaataaggtgaaccttgtgaatatcctaattgatgcattaggaaaaagaatgccaaaagcatgcaaactgtgtaaggtttggtatagcatagtcaatccacaaaacctaatcagaaaatgtgctgcatgcaacattccgacccatccacagtgtgctgaggtaatgcaagatatgagaaaagatacaagaatattttgttcaacatgtctatcatggatagacaatgttattaaatcaagattgaatgtacaaatagttgaggatgaagaagaagaggaagaggaagaagaagaagaagagaaaacggaagagaagtaaacaaaaatgaaatgacagaaaaaataaggaaaacaaagaacaagataaaagtatggatgcagagatactcattgatactacatatgaggcaataaagcagcatacctacgaagaaataaattacgatatgacaacacaaaagcacatcccgaagaggctctacccagatctacacaatgacgggaaagaggaaaaaatggacaaaaaagacaaaatctgcaaccttttgaaaagagggaattgcagatttggagaaagatgttactacaaacatccttaggtatgtcacaactatgaaatatatggtaaatgtgcatacctagatggctatggggatgattgcagagatctgcatccataaatatgcaaaaacctaaaagaaggaaaaggatgtaagttcgacaaaaaatgtaaatatatgcaccctgtagccatgaaacataatcaaataaataaccaaccaagtaataaaatccaaaataagaaagaaacaaataaagagagaaataaagaatatcaggtaaaagaaaaaagcaagccaccaacgagatatgcagaggtgtcagcaaaaattttcaaagcatcagctccaaaattctactcaagagataataactgtatttattatgcaagaa
It contains:
- the LOC135197987 gene encoding protein O-linked-mannose beta-1,2-N-acetylglucosaminyltransferase 1-like — protein: MDDAFHLQPWADLRHLRHFLDSLQPGRLVVCLLRKDLPFEIPNETRVYLQKMGSTAVEFLGPGMTWTWVWVKGGHTIAEGVTFPTARDMAPRHLTHFEVELTPKTEFCPEWPHNPHWEKRRDFCSRYERCGDLCDCQKPYVFNTTEQKLESSVIENAVVVMVAHRVPDLYRSIKSLATAEGFNKSRLRVYTQTRDVELEEFLHLADVSLTVTNRSHDLVSTHIARQIVFALNDTLHKQPDADFIIFLEEDVRVSPDFFVFLNRSAELLREDATLYCVSAHNDLSYPHTSYNAEVVLRAESYPNYGWMVQRSFAEEMVEVMSGIQTEFDWDVVTYYHIRRGRECIIPEVSRSQHFTFGGAHVSQWDARRFYSRKNLNEDSTAVVKNVSDLKNETYEAYLNSLLDKAYFINSEEISPCRDDFFHLIPTEGQEVLVLFFYTDVDINLFRINIQWKTLAECLGTFSIESREGHHGLYRMRYGPAHLFLIAYPASPYSRFKPADIGVFNATLEEQRYANYRSLPQKMVYNLNAVDEVFGATKFKSRKIT